The following coding sequences are from one Vulpes vulpes isolate BD-2025 chromosome 12, VulVul3, whole genome shotgun sequence window:
- the ZNF286A gene encoding zinc finger protein 286A isoform X1 — translation METDVADMPEKTALSSQDSPFSQEQSTEEGEVASLRLTARSQAPVTFKDVAMDFTPEEWGKLDPAQREVMLENYRNLVSLWLPVSKPDNYNLENGKEPLMLERKTPKSSYSDLESKPEGKDSTSVPDTSKEESCQTAIIDRLTRNSVYDSNLETTLECENWLESQQGNQERHLREMFTHVNSLPEERDHERDIYWKNFSQKSVLLTQDRSPKGPYAFHTLEKRLKQKSNLMKKQRTCKEKKPHKCNDCGELFTYHSVLIRHQRVHTGEKPYSCSECGKSFSHRANLTKHQRTHTRILFECSECKKAFTESSSLAIHQRIHIGERPYECNECGKGFNRSTHLVQHQLIHTGVKPYECNECDKAFIHSSALIKHQRTHTGEKPYKCQECGKAFSHCSSLTKHQRVHTGEKPYECSECGKTFSQSTHLVQHQRIHTGEKPYECNECGKTFSRSSNFAKHQRIHIGKKPYKCNECGKAFIHSSALIQHQRTHTGEKPYRCDECGKSFKCSSSLIRHQRIHTEEQL, via the exons ATGGAGACCGACGTGGCCGACATGCCCGAGAAGACAG CTCTGTCTTCCCAGGATTCTCCCTTTTCCCAAGAACAGagcacagaagagggagaagtggcaTCTCTGCGCCTCACGGCTAGATCCCAG GCACCAGTGACATTCAAGGATGTGGCCATGGACTTTACCCCAGAGGAGTGGGGGAAGCTGGATCCTGCACAAAGGGAGGTGATGCTGGAGAACTATAGGAACCTGGTTTCGCTTT gGCTTCCAGTCTCCAAACCGGACAACTACAATTTGGAGAATGGAAAAGAACCGTTGATGCTTGAGAGGAAAACCCCCAAAAGCAGCTATTCAG ACCTGGAATCTAAACCTGAGGGCAAAGATTCAACATCAGTGCCAGATACTTCTAAAGAAGAATCATGCCAGACTGCAATAATAGACAGACTGACAAGAAATAGTGTCTATGACTCCAACTTGGAAACAACTCTTGAATGTGAAAATTGGTTAGAGAGTCAGCAAGGGAATCAGGAAAGACACTTGAGGGAAATGTTCACCCATGTAAATTCACTCCCTGAAGAAAGAGATCATGAGCGTGATATATATTGGAAAAACTTCAGTCAGAAATCTGTTCTTCTCACTCAAGACAGATCTCCCAAAGGACCCTATGCCTTTCATACACTTGAAAAAAGGTTGAAACAGAAATCAAACttaatgaaaaagcaaagaaccTGTAAAGAGAAAAAACCTCATAAATGTAATGATTGTGGTGAACTCTTCACTTACCATTCAGTGCTTATTCGACACCAGAGAGTCCAtactggagagaagccctatagctgcagtgaatgtgggaaatcttttaGCCACAGAGCTAATTTAACTAAACATCAGAGAACTCACACTAGAATTCTCTTTGAGTGCAGTGAATGCAAGAAAGCCTTCACAGAAAGCTCATCCCTTGCAATACATCAGCGAATTCACATTGGAGAGAGACCTTATGAATGCAATGAATGTGGAAAAGGTTTTAATCGAAGTACACATCTTGTGCAGCATCAGTTGATTCATACTGGAGTGAAGCCttatgaatgtaatgaatgtgaTAAAGCTTTCATTCATTCGTCAGCTCTCATTAAACATCAAAGaactcatactggagagaaaccctataaatgtcAGGAATGCGGGAAGGCCTTCAGCCATTGTTCATCCCTTACTAAACATCAGAGAGTTCATACTGGAGAAAAGCCATATGAATGTAGTGAATGTGGAAAAACCTTTAGTCAGAGCACACATCTTGTTcagcatcagagaattcatactggagagaaaccctatgagtgtaatgaatgtgggaaaacctTCAGCCGGAGCTCAAATTTTGCTAAACATCAAAGAATTCATATTGGAAAGAAACCatacaaatgtaatgaatgtggaaaagccttcattcattcatcagctcTTATTCAACACCAGAGAACTCATACTGGAGAGAAGCCGTATAGATGTGATGAATGTGGGAAAAGCTTTAAGTGCAGTTCATCCCTCATCAGACATCAAAGAATTCATACTGAAGAGCAACTCTGA
- the ZNF286A gene encoding zinc finger protein 286A isoform X2 → MLERKTPKSSYSDLESKPEGKDSTSVPDTSKEESCQTAIIDRLTRNSVYDSNLETTLECENWLESQQGNQERHLREMFTHVNSLPEERDHERDIYWKNFSQKSVLLTQDRSPKGPYAFHTLEKRLKQKSNLMKKQRTCKEKKPHKCNDCGELFTYHSVLIRHQRVHTGEKPYSCSECGKSFSHRANLTKHQRTHTRILFECSECKKAFTESSSLAIHQRIHIGERPYECNECGKGFNRSTHLVQHQLIHTGVKPYECNECDKAFIHSSALIKHQRTHTGEKPYKCQECGKAFSHCSSLTKHQRVHTGEKPYECSECGKTFSQSTHLVQHQRIHTGEKPYECNECGKTFSRSSNFAKHQRIHIGKKPYKCNECGKAFIHSSALIQHQRTHTGEKPYRCDECGKSFKCSSSLIRHQRIHTEEQL, encoded by the exons ATGCTTGAGAGGAAAACCCCCAAAAGCAGCTATTCAG ACCTGGAATCTAAACCTGAGGGCAAAGATTCAACATCAGTGCCAGATACTTCTAAAGAAGAATCATGCCAGACTGCAATAATAGACAGACTGACAAGAAATAGTGTCTATGACTCCAACTTGGAAACAACTCTTGAATGTGAAAATTGGTTAGAGAGTCAGCAAGGGAATCAGGAAAGACACTTGAGGGAAATGTTCACCCATGTAAATTCACTCCCTGAAGAAAGAGATCATGAGCGTGATATATATTGGAAAAACTTCAGTCAGAAATCTGTTCTTCTCACTCAAGACAGATCTCCCAAAGGACCCTATGCCTTTCATACACTTGAAAAAAGGTTGAAACAGAAATCAAACttaatgaaaaagcaaagaaccTGTAAAGAGAAAAAACCTCATAAATGTAATGATTGTGGTGAACTCTTCACTTACCATTCAGTGCTTATTCGACACCAGAGAGTCCAtactggagagaagccctatagctgcagtgaatgtgggaaatcttttaGCCACAGAGCTAATTTAACTAAACATCAGAGAACTCACACTAGAATTCTCTTTGAGTGCAGTGAATGCAAGAAAGCCTTCACAGAAAGCTCATCCCTTGCAATACATCAGCGAATTCACATTGGAGAGAGACCTTATGAATGCAATGAATGTGGAAAAGGTTTTAATCGAAGTACACATCTTGTGCAGCATCAGTTGATTCATACTGGAGTGAAGCCttatgaatgtaatgaatgtgaTAAAGCTTTCATTCATTCGTCAGCTCTCATTAAACATCAAAGaactcatactggagagaaaccctataaatgtcAGGAATGCGGGAAGGCCTTCAGCCATTGTTCATCCCTTACTAAACATCAGAGAGTTCATACTGGAGAAAAGCCATATGAATGTAGTGAATGTGGAAAAACCTTTAGTCAGAGCACACATCTTGTTcagcatcagagaattcatactggagagaaaccctatgagtgtaatgaatgtgggaaaacctTCAGCCGGAGCTCAAATTTTGCTAAACATCAAAGAATTCATATTGGAAAGAAACCatacaaatgtaatgaatgtggaaaagccttcattcattcatcagctcTTATTCAACACCAGAGAACTCATACTGGAGAGAAGCCGTATAGATGTGATGAATGTGGGAAAAGCTTTAAGTGCAGTTCATCCCTCATCAGACATCAAAGAATTCATACTGAAGAGCAACTCTGA